The Citrifermentans bemidjiense Bem genome window below encodes:
- a CDS encoding OmpA family protein: protein MKTKTNMKLLVPVLCAGMFIYGGCAKQQTVKVDQPIAPSATTAATSATTQPAAKAAAVQPAAAPLPATKISSESIPPQSQQSVAGKAQAGASQADALETIYFDFDSSLLSDTARATLAANLEKLKAKPGAALRIEGNTDERGSDDYNLALSERRAQSAKKYLQALGFPASKLSVVGYGEEKPAVKGEGEEIWAKNRRDEFVIVR, encoded by the coding sequence ATGAAAACCAAGACCAACATGAAGCTGCTCGTTCCCGTCCTTTGCGCCGGCATGTTCATCTACGGCGGTTGCGCAAAACAGCAAACCGTGAAGGTAGACCAGCCTATCGCGCCCTCCGCGACCACCGCCGCTACCTCCGCGACCACCCAGCCGGCAGCGAAAGCCGCAGCCGTGCAACCCGCCGCCGCGCCGCTTCCCGCCACGAAGATCTCCAGCGAATCGATCCCGCCGCAGAGCCAGCAATCTGTTGCCGGCAAGGCCCAGGCCGGCGCTTCCCAGGCGGACGCGCTCGAAACCATCTACTTCGATTTCGACTCCTCCCTCTTGAGCGACACGGCCCGCGCCACCTTGGCGGCGAACCTGGAGAAACTGAAGGCGAAACCGGGAGCCGCGCTGCGGATCGAGGGAAACACCGACGAACGCGGCTCCGACGACTACAACCTCGCCCTGAGCGAGCGCCGCGCCCAGAGCGCGAAGAAGTACCTGCAAGCGTTGGGCTTCCCCGCCAGCAAACTGTCGGTTGTGGGTTACGGCGAGGAGAAACCTGCGGTCAAAGGAGAAGGCGAGGAGATCTGGGCCAAGAACCGGCGCGACGAGTTTGTCATCGTCCGATAA